From the Nodularia sp. NIES-3585 genome, one window contains:
- the murA gene encoding UDP-N-acetylglucosamine 1-carboxyvinyltransferase, with protein sequence MNPSSSLPDAKLSPEADSSVLQIWGGHPLQGHVKISGAKNSALVIMAGSLLCSGDCRIRNVPLLADVERMSQVLSALGVRLTRQGDILDINASEITTSKAPYELVTQLRASFFAIGAILARLGTAQMPLPGGCAIGARPVDLHVRGLQAMGAEVQIEHGICNAYIPGSSGRLQGAKIYLDSPSVGATETLMMAATLADGETIIENAAREPEVVDLANFCNAMGAKIQGAGSSQIRIVGVPKLHSLDYSIIPDRIEAGTFLVAAAITRSEISLSPVLPNHLIPVIAKLREIGLTIIEDAPDCLRILRAETLRARDIETLPHPGFPTDMQAPFMALLSVADGDSLINESVFENRLRHASELNRLGADIRVKGNAAFVRGVPKLSGAPVIGTDLRASASLVLAGLAAEGQTIFQGLHHLDRGYDRIDMKLQQLGAKILRVGDVPAGTELNSSSSIPPASIST encoded by the coding sequence ATTAATCCTTCTAGCAGCTTACCAGATGCCAAACTTTCTCCCGAAGCAGACTCCTCAGTCTTGCAAATATGGGGTGGGCATCCTTTGCAAGGTCATGTAAAAATCAGTGGTGCTAAAAATTCCGCACTGGTAATCATGGCTGGCTCCTTGCTGTGTTCAGGCGATTGTCGCATTCGTAATGTCCCCTTATTGGCGGATGTAGAGCGGATGAGTCAGGTTTTGTCAGCTTTAGGTGTTCGCCTCACCAGACAAGGCGACATTTTAGATATCAACGCCAGCGAAATTACCACATCCAAAGCTCCCTACGAACTAGTTACCCAACTACGGGCAAGTTTTTTTGCCATTGGGGCAATTTTAGCCCGGCTAGGAACGGCACAAATGCCATTACCCGGTGGTTGTGCCATTGGAGCTAGACCAGTTGATTTGCACGTCCGCGGACTGCAAGCAATGGGTGCTGAAGTGCAGATTGAACATGGCATTTGTAATGCTTACATTCCCGGTAGTAGTGGCAGACTACAAGGAGCCAAAATCTACCTAGATAGCCCCAGTGTGGGAGCAACGGAAACCTTAATGATGGCCGCCACCCTTGCCGATGGCGAAACCATTATCGAAAACGCGGCACGGGAGCCAGAAGTAGTTGATCTGGCGAATTTCTGTAACGCCATGGGAGCTAAAATTCAAGGTGCAGGCAGCAGTCAGATTAGAATCGTGGGTGTACCTAAGTTGCACTCTCTTGACTACAGCATTATTCCTGACCGCATTGAGGCGGGAACCTTCTTAGTTGCCGCAGCTATCACTCGTTCAGAAATTAGTCTGTCGCCAGTGTTACCAAACCACTTAATCCCAGTCATTGCTAAACTGCGAGAAATTGGTTTAACGATCATTGAGGATGCACCAGACTGCTTACGTATCCTGCGCGCAGAAACTCTCAGAGCTAGGGATATTGAAACCTTACCTCATCCGGGTTTTCCCACAGATATGCAAGCTCCATTTATGGCTTTATTGAGTGTGGCAGATGGTGATAGCCTAATTAACGAATCTGTGTTTGAAAATCGCCTGCGTCATGCCTCGGAGTTGAATCGCTTGGGAGCAGACATTCGCGTTAAAGGTAATGCCGCCTTTGTCCGGGGAGTGCCGAAGTTATCAGGCGCGCCAGTAATTGGTACAGATTTACGAGCATCAGCATCATTAGTTTTAGCAGGACTAGCAGCTGAAGGACAAACCATATTTCAGGGCTTACACCATCTTGATCGCGGCTATGATCGGATTGATATGAAATTACAGCAACTAGGAGCGAAAATTCTGCGTGTGGGCGATGTGCCAGCAGGTACAGAATTAAATTCTAGTAGTAGTATTCCCCCAGCATCGATTTCGACTTAG
- a CDS encoding M48 family metallopeptidase → MSLFKTPLIGLKADSFRHPLDLEATTSLKQIPGLDMMVRNWLGPMAEQVFYVENIAASVLVGEKQLPDLYKLLLEACKILDIEPPQLYIRQHPAPNAYTFAMRGKQPFVVLHTSLVDMLTPEEIQAVIAHELGHLKCDHSVYLTPVNILVLAASIVPNVGTFIAQAIQSQLLEWVRCAEFTCDRAALLATQDPKVVMSVLMKLAGGSPILAPQLNLDAFVDQARAYDDISKTELGEMVKEARTAQLSHPVPVLRAREIDRWSSSTEYQSLLQGDALKSKNEVASQGRWRNW, encoded by the coding sequence ATGTCCTTGTTTAAAACTCCGCTCATCGGTTTAAAAGCTGACTCTTTTCGTCATCCATTAGACCTAGAAGCCACCACATCTCTCAAGCAGATACCAGGTCTGGATATGATGGTGCGAAATTGGCTCGGTCCCATGGCAGAACAGGTTTTTTATGTAGAAAATATTGCCGCCAGTGTCCTAGTTGGTGAAAAACAACTGCCTGATTTATACAAATTATTGTTAGAAGCCTGCAAAATTCTGGATATAGAGCCTCCCCAGTTATATATCCGCCAACATCCGGCTCCTAATGCCTACACCTTTGCTATGCGGGGTAAGCAACCTTTTGTTGTGCTGCATACTTCCTTAGTTGATATGCTCACACCAGAGGAAATACAGGCAGTAATTGCCCATGAATTAGGGCATCTTAAATGTGACCACAGTGTTTATTTAACACCTGTAAATATATTGGTGTTAGCAGCCTCAATTGTACCCAACGTTGGCACATTTATTGCCCAAGCTATACAGTCACAACTATTGGAATGGGTACGCTGTGCTGAGTTTACCTGCGATCGCGCCGCATTGCTAGCCACCCAAGACCCCAAAGTGGTAATGTCGGTATTAATGAAGTTAGCCGGTGGTTCGCCTATCCTAGCGCCGCAACTTAACTTAGATGCCTTTGTTGACCAAGCTCGTGCTTACGATGATATTAGTAAAACCGAACTGGGTGAAATGGTCAAAGAAGCTCGCACAGCCCAATTAAGTCATCCAGTCCCAGTCCTCCGCGCTAGAGAAATTGACCGTTGGTCTAGCAGCACAGAATATCAATCTTTATTGCAAGGTGATGCATTGAAGTCTAAAAATGAAGTTGCATCTCAAGGTAGATGGCGCAATTGGTAG
- a CDS encoding RluA family pseudouridine synthase, which produces MVSDSTVSYWYEGRCPASGDLLKLPRTVFVEAIARNLMQQLATDAVYNQEGKMYGVLLVELSTGETQVLKAFSGLVNGCSVIEGWVPPIPGRDEVALEEAHTLAELEAIKQELITLKQLRDRQQDEILCYEFEQQLQQMRDFHRHSKHQRDAKRQLFYQQLTGEALTTALEKLDEESRQQGIERRQLKAKQSAVLQPLQQLIAAADKQIQELKQRRKALSRQLQAQMHEAYSLMNFLGQSTSLQKLMPTGSIPTGTGDCCAPKLLHYAANHGFKPLAMAEFWWGESSENQDKIQGEFYGACVERCQPLMGFLLSGLKSKSPAPLTTIKSSLSSNLSDKGGVNLPIIYEDEWLIAVNKPPGLLSVPGRYRQTQDSVLSRWRYWFPDDGEIMTVHRLDQETSGILVLTRVSQTHRQLSQKFQQRQIHKIYEAILSGAVKVPEGVIELPLWGNPENRPYQQVNWQQGKPSLTKFRVLSREGNYTRIEFIPLTGRTHQLRVHAADKTGLGVTILGDRLYGCNAVASRLHLHARELSFEHPQLGKTLHLQAETPF; this is translated from the coding sequence TTGGTCAGTGACTCAACGGTTAGTTATTGGTATGAAGGGCGTTGTCCGGCAAGTGGTGATTTATTGAAATTACCCCGCACTGTTTTTGTGGAAGCGATCGCTCGTAATTTAATGCAGCAATTAGCCACCGATGCGGTTTATAATCAGGAGGGGAAGATGTATGGTGTTTTGCTAGTTGAGTTGTCTACAGGTGAAACCCAAGTTTTAAAAGCATTTTCTGGTCTTGTGAATGGTTGCAGTGTAATTGAGGGTTGGGTTCCACCAATTCCGGGACGAGACGAAGTAGCCCTAGAAGAAGCCCACACTTTAGCTGAACTAGAAGCCATAAAGCAGGAATTGATTACTCTCAAGCAACTCAGAGACAGACAGCAGGATGAAATTCTATGTTATGAGTTTGAGCAGCAGTTGCAACAGATGCGAGATTTCCATCGCCATTCCAAACACCAACGTGATGCCAAACGTCAGCTATTTTACCAACAACTTACCGGGGAAGCACTAACTACTGCCCTAGAAAAACTTGACGAGGAAAGCCGTCAACAAGGAATTGAGCGTCGGCAACTCAAAGCCAAACAGAGTGCTGTGTTGCAACCTTTACAGCAATTGATTGCCGCAGCAGATAAACAAATACAAGAACTCAAGCAACGGCGTAAAGCATTGTCTCGCCAATTGCAGGCGCAAATGCACGAGGCTTATTCCCTGATGAATTTTTTAGGGCAATCAACATCATTGCAAAAATTGATGCCAACCGGCTCTATACCTACAGGTACAGGAGATTGTTGTGCGCCGAAGCTGTTGCACTATGCGGCGAATCATGGATTTAAACCTCTAGCAATGGCGGAATTTTGGTGGGGGGAATCTTCAGAAAATCAGGACAAAATACAGGGAGAATTTTATGGGGCTTGTGTTGAGCGTTGTCAGCCGTTGATGGGGTTTTTGCTTTCGGGTTTAAAATCTAAGTCCCCAGCCCCGCTAACCACAATAAAAAGCAGTTTAAGCAGCAATTTAAGTGATAAAGGAGGGGTTAATTTACCGATTATTTATGAAGATGAATGGCTGATTGCTGTGAATAAACCCCCAGGGTTACTTTCGGTTCCTGGTCGTTATCGGCAGACTCAAGATAGTGTTCTGAGTCGCTGGCGTTATTGGTTCCCAGATGATGGGGAAATTATGACTGTGCATCGACTGGATCAGGAAACTTCTGGTATTTTAGTCCTAACGCGTGTTAGCCAAACTCATCGCCAACTGAGCCAGAAATTTCAGCAACGGCAAATTCACAAGATTTACGAAGCTATCCTTTCCGGTGCTGTGAAGGTTCCAGAAGGTGTGATTGAATTACCATTATGGGGAAATCCTGAAAATCGCCCCTATCAACAAGTGAATTGGCAACAAGGTAAACCTAGCTTGACTAAATTTCGGGTGCTGTCCAGGGAAGGAAACTATACACGTATCGAGTTTATACCCCTAACAGGACGCACGCACCAATTGAGAGTTCATGCTGCTGATAAAACAGGACTGGGTGTGACTATTTTAGGCGATCGCCTGTATGGATGCAATGCTGTTGCCAGTCGGCTGCATCTACACGCCAGAGAACTTAGCTTTGAACATCCCCAGTTAGGCAAAACCCTGCATCTACAAGCAGAAACGCCATTTTAA
- a CDS encoding ribonuclease Z, translating into MQITFLGTSSGVPTRSRNVSSIALRLPQRAELWLLDCGEGTQHQLLRSDLKMSQLSRIFITHLHGDHIFGLMGLLASCGLAGNVQRVDLYGPPGLNEYIQAATRYSHTHFSYPVKVHVVQPGIIYEDEEFTVSCSPLHHRITAFGYRIAEKDRPGRFDIEKAKALEIPPGRVYGQLKRGETVTLTDGRIINGAELCGPTEIGRKIAYCTDTIYSEGAVELAQDADVLIHEATFAHQDADLAFQRLHSTTTMAAQTALVAGAHRLIMTHFSPRYAPGNVVELKDLLHEARAIFPKTDMAYDFMAYGVPRRREAELTQIRT; encoded by the coding sequence GTGCAGATAACATTTTTAGGGACGAGTTCTGGAGTACCCACGCGATCGCGCAATGTTTCCAGCATAGCGCTGAGATTACCCCAAAGAGCAGAACTGTGGTTATTAGACTGTGGCGAAGGTACTCAGCATCAACTTTTGCGGAGTGACCTCAAAATGAGTCAACTATCCCGAATTTTCATCACCCATCTGCACGGCGACCATATTTTTGGCTTAATGGGACTGCTTGCTAGTTGCGGGTTAGCAGGTAATGTGCAACGAGTCGATCTCTATGGTCCACCGGGATTAAATGAATATATCCAAGCCGCCACACGTTACTCACACACACATTTTTCCTATCCGGTGAAAGTTCATGTTGTCCAACCGGGAATCATTTATGAAGATGAAGAATTCACAGTTAGCTGTAGTCCTTTACATCACCGCATTACAGCATTTGGTTACCGCATAGCAGAAAAAGACCGCCCAGGACGCTTTGATATAGAAAAAGCCAAAGCCTTGGAAATTCCCCCCGGTCGAGTTTACGGTCAACTCAAGCGTGGTGAAACAGTCACACTTACCGATGGACGAATAATTAACGGCGCTGAATTATGTGGACCCACAGAAATTGGACGTAAGATAGCCTATTGTACAGATACGATTTACTCCGAAGGTGCGGTGGAATTGGCACAAGATGCCGATGTCTTGATTCATGAAGCCACCTTTGCCCATCAAGATGCAGACTTAGCATTTCAGCGATTACATTCTACAACCACAATGGCCGCGCAAACAGCCTTAGTAGCTGGGGCGCATCGACTAATTATGACTCATTTCAGTCCCCGCTATGCGCCAGGAAACGTTGTAGAACTAAAAGATTTACTTCATGAAGCCAGGGCGATTTTTCCGAAAACAGATATGGCTTATGATTTCATGGCTTATGGTGTACCCAGGCGACGTGAAGCAGAGTTAACTCAGATAAGGACGTAA
- a CDS encoding type I restriction endonuclease, protein MTQTVAITDAITTLLDAESRFGFIRVENDQFFPEWCEELPEITAEEKASVDVLRRRYLYHRAGGDLLEGTVMLLLVSPILALAGFYDPPFRIKAESSVALVLNDGEEILRGRIDVLVLQDQLWVMVLESKKTTLSVWSAVPQALAYLIANPNPKPVFGMVTNGDDILFIKVTQTNAPQYDLSRVFAPFASARELYGVLQILKRIGEEISRVS, encoded by the coding sequence ATGACACAGACTGTAGCCATTACAGATGCAATTACCACTCTATTGGATGCAGAAAGCCGATTTGGTTTCATACGTGTTGAAAATGACCAGTTTTTTCCAGAGTGGTGTGAAGAATTACCGGAAATTACGGCAGAAGAAAAAGCCTCTGTAGATGTCTTGCGGCGTAGGTATCTTTATCACCGTGCTGGTGGTGATTTACTAGAAGGGACAGTTATGTTGTTGCTGGTGTCACCAATTCTGGCACTGGCAGGATTTTATGATCCTCCTTTCAGAATTAAAGCAGAATCTTCGGTTGCTTTGGTGTTAAATGATGGCGAGGAAATACTACGCGGACGAATTGACGTTTTAGTGCTACAAGACCAGTTATGGGTCATGGTATTAGAGTCGAAAAAAACTACGCTGTCGGTTTGGTCGGCTGTACCACAAGCTTTAGCTTATCTTATAGCTAACCCTAACCCCAAACCTGTGTTTGGTATGGTGACCAATGGAGACGATATTTTATTTATCAAAGTGACGCAAACAAATGCGCCACAATATGACCTGTCAAGAGTATTCGCACCGTTTGCATCCGCGAGAGAACTTTACGGTGTTTTGCAAATTCTCAAGCGTATTGGTGAGGAAATTTCTAGAGTTTCATGA
- a CDS encoding polysaccharide biosynthesis tyrosine autokinase: MTNTSLNREQLVHHSSINTVDVRRLPKILLRRRFLCLGVSCICMSIAGFLAVNTKPDYQSSMQILVNSNLYEGVRSNNLQLGINSDLNEANMPVFDYSAQTKLMISSKLINKAVDILRLHYPEITVEDIKGKNEQGKNSPLVVKQLAPRSGVNQFPSQVFQVSFSYNDPVKTQRVLQALRKVYQDYNQEQQQERLNKGLTFVSTRLPQIKKEVEQAEKNLQEFRRRHNIVDPQVQSQILLESLNNIEEQRDTTRAHLKDVQARYNNLEEKITALSENLQIASRLNQSPRYQSLLDEVQKTELAIAREEIRYTEESPILESLKQQHQSQQTLLQQEMKKLLGDRAIDTNNTRNLLFIQGQTAEVDPRLVQEFIQVETILQGLIAHENSLSESEKRLSSQLSKYPSLIAEYNRLLPAVETQRKILEQLLQTQQYLGLKISQGGFDWQVLEEPALGTSTSNRRSMLLLGGVVVSPILGIAVALIWGMFNYTIYSVQELQKLTKLRLLGSVPKLAPCGFKKRLPIWFWQRRRNLAPSLVETNTWLPCHESLDIVYQNIQIFKHPQSFKSLMLTSALSREGKTTLALGLAASAARMHRRILLIDANLRYPHLHKNLQLSNDWGLSLLLVDEANTQVQDYIQPIHPAIDILTAGPIPEDTINLLSQKRMQELIKSFEQTYDLVLIDAPPILGTVDARILASFCHGIVMVGRIGHITPNELMQTTEILSNLNLLGIIANDVSGE; this comes from the coding sequence GTGACCAACACAAGTCTGAATCGAGAGCAACTGGTTCATCACTCTTCAATAAACACAGTTGATGTTAGACGACTACCTAAAATTTTGCTTCGCCGACGCTTTTTATGTTTAGGTGTTTCCTGCATCTGTATGTCAATTGCTGGCTTTTTAGCTGTCAATACTAAACCGGATTACCAAAGCTCGATGCAGATCCTAGTCAATTCCAATTTATATGAAGGTGTGAGGTCAAATAATCTGCAATTAGGCATAAATAGTGACTTAAATGAAGCAAATATGCCAGTATTTGACTACAGCGCTCAGACGAAACTAATGATCAGTTCTAAGCTGATCAACAAAGCTGTAGATATTCTGCGTCTTCATTATCCAGAGATTACTGTAGAAGATATCAAAGGTAAAAATGAACAGGGCAAAAACTCACCTTTAGTAGTCAAGCAATTAGCACCTAGGTCTGGAGTTAATCAATTTCCTAGCCAAGTATTTCAAGTTTCCTTTAGTTATAATGATCCCGTTAAAACACAAAGAGTTCTGCAAGCTTTACGAAAAGTTTATCAAGATTACAATCAAGAGCAACAACAAGAACGACTGAATAAAGGACTTACTTTTGTGAGTACTCGCTTACCCCAAATAAAAAAAGAGGTTGAGCAAGCAGAGAAAAACTTACAAGAGTTTCGCCGGAGACATAACATAGTCGATCCTCAAGTCCAAAGTCAAATACTTCTAGAATCTCTTAACAACATTGAAGAACAGCGGGACACTACCCGCGCACATCTCAAAGATGTACAAGCTCGGTACAATAATTTAGAAGAAAAAATCACGGCTTTATCCGAGAACTTACAAATTGCTTCTCGTTTAAATCAGTCACCTCGTTACCAGTCGCTATTGGATGAAGTTCAAAAGACTGAACTAGCGATCGCTAGGGAAGAAATACGCTACACAGAAGAGTCACCAATTTTAGAAAGTCTGAAGCAGCAACACCAGAGCCAACAAACGCTGTTACAGCAAGAAATGAAGAAATTGCTCGGTGACAGGGCTATAGATACTAACAATACCAGAAACTTACTATTTATACAAGGGCAAACGGCAGAAGTTGACCCAAGATTGGTGCAAGAATTTATTCAGGTGGAAACAATTCTTCAAGGACTCATTGCTCATGAAAATAGTCTATCTGAGTCAGAAAAGCGACTCAGTTCGCAACTCAGTAAATATCCTAGCCTAATAGCTGAATACAACCGCTTATTACCAGCAGTAGAAACACAACGCAAAATACTTGAGCAATTACTCCAGACGCAACAGTATTTGGGATTAAAGATTTCCCAGGGAGGCTTTGATTGGCAAGTATTAGAGGAACCAGCTTTAGGAACTTCTACTAGTAACCGCAGGTCAATGCTTTTACTTGGGGGAGTTGTAGTCAGTCCCATTTTAGGCATAGCCGTCGCCCTAATTTGGGGAATGTTTAATTACACTATTTATTCCGTACAAGAGTTACAGAAGCTGACGAAACTCCGATTACTAGGTTCAGTACCAAAACTAGCGCCATGTGGTTTCAAAAAGCGTTTACCCATCTGGTTTTGGCAGAGACGGCGAAATTTAGCACCTTCTTTGGTAGAAACTAACACTTGGTTACCTTGCCACGAAAGCTTAGATATAGTTTACCAAAATATTCAAATATTCAAGCATCCTCAATCCTTCAAGTCCTTAATGTTAACTTCGGCACTATCTAGAGAAGGTAAAACAACCTTGGCGCTGGGGTTGGCGGCTAGCGCTGCTCGGATGCATCGGCGCATACTATTGATTGATGCTAACCTGCGGTATCCTCACTTACACAAAAACTTGCAACTATCTAATGATTGGGGACTATCTCTGTTATTAGTGGATGAAGCAAATACCCAAGTTCAAGATTATATCCAACCAATTCATCCTGCCATTGACATTTTGACTGCTGGTCCTATACCTGAAGATACAATCAACTTGCTGAGTCAAAAGCGAATGCAAGAACTAATCAAGTCCTTTGAGCAGACCTATGATTTAGTGTTGATAGATGCTCCACCGATTTTAGGTACAGTGGATGCCAGGATTTTGGCATCATTCTGTCATGGAATTGTGATGGTGGGGCGCATTGGTCATATTACTCCCAATGAATTGATGCAAACTACAGAAATTTTAAGCAATTTGAATTTACTAGGAATTATTGCCAACGATGTCAGTGGGGAGTAA
- a CDS encoding SpoIID/LytB domain-containing protein codes for MKFQLLLGSLFSQIKVRHWWIGIFFWLALVAPAQASVILRVAIERGVNQVKVGSSTAAVVKDSTGRTLGQLPAMSSFNAQTIPGGVALDRWQSGLFWIEPTGDGFVYIGDRWYRGRTLVVPTDKGLDAVNWVDLEEYLYSVIGGEMDSGWPQEALKAQAIAARTYALYKRNEQRNNPTYDLGASPDRWQIYKGVISESPTIYAAVDATAGKVLTHNNQIILSVFHACSGGHTENVEDVWGNPLAYLRAVQDYDQNISACNWERSFSPDEISSRISGVGTVKEMIAEAHSPFRSVKALRIVGDKGTRVLKGEEVRTALRLRSTRFNITKGANGSFVLKGLGFGHGLGMSQWGAYNLARQGANHLQILGHYYQGVALTPIQTK; via the coding sequence ATGAAATTTCAACTGTTATTAGGCTCTTTATTTTCCCAGATCAAAGTACGTCATTGGTGGATAGGTATCTTCTTTTGGTTGGCTTTAGTGGCTCCTGCTCAAGCGTCTGTAATTCTCCGGGTGGCAATTGAGAGGGGAGTTAATCAGGTAAAAGTTGGCAGTTCTACAGCTGCGGTTGTTAAGGATAGTACGGGTCGGACTTTGGGACAATTGCCGGCAATGAGTTCATTTAATGCTCAAACTATCCCCGGTGGTGTGGCTTTGGATAGGTGGCAATCTGGTTTATTTTGGATTGAACCCACAGGTGATGGATTTGTTTATATTGGCGATCGCTGGTATCGTGGCAGAACGCTGGTTGTCCCTACAGATAAAGGTTTAGATGCCGTTAACTGGGTTGATTTAGAAGAGTATCTTTACAGTGTGATCGGTGGTGAAATGGATTCTGGATGGCCCCAGGAAGCGCTCAAAGCCCAGGCGATCGCAGCTCGGACTTATGCTCTCTACAAGCGCAATGAACAGCGTAATAACCCCACTTATGACTTGGGGGCTAGTCCCGACCGGTGGCAAATTTATAAAGGTGTGATCAGCGAATCCCCGACTATTTACGCCGCAGTTGATGCCACAGCCGGGAAAGTATTAACACATAACAATCAGATTATTCTCTCAGTTTTCCACGCTTGTTCCGGGGGACATACTGAAAATGTGGAAGATGTTTGGGGAAATCCCCTCGCTTACCTGCGTGCTGTTCAAGATTACGATCAAAATATCAGCGCCTGTAACTGGGAGAGAAGTTTTTCCCCTGATGAAATTAGCTCCAGAATCTCTGGTGTAGGCACTGTCAAAGAGATGATTGCAGAAGCCCACTCACCTTTCCGTAGTGTTAAAGCCTTAAGAATTGTCGGTGACAAGGGTACAAGGGTGCTAAAAGGCGAAGAAGTGCGTACTGCACTCAGACTCAGAAGTACTCGCTTTAATATCACTAAAGGCGCAAATGGAAGTTTTGTACTAAAAGGTTTAGGCTTTGGTCATGGCTTAGGAATGAGCCAGTGGGGAGCGTACAATTTAGCTCGACAAGGAGCCAACCACCTGCAAATTTTAGGACATTACTATCAAGGAGTAGCCCTAACACCAATTCAAACCAAGTAA